From the Triticum urartu cultivar G1812 chromosome 4, Tu2.1, whole genome shotgun sequence genome, the window TACAGTCGCCTGTATGTTTACCGTCACGTTTTCTGATCGCTATCTAAGTTCCACTCTGTCCCATAACGATGAGCATCTTGTGTTTCAGGTTTTACAAAGTGGCCATGAACGATTCAGTCATCTGGTTCCAGGTTTGTTTCGCTAGGACACTCCTTTTGTGTGATTGTTTTTGCATATGTAGTTGCTACGTTAAGATATCTACACTACAACCACAACTAGGTGTGGATAAAAACTGCAATGTGGATTGTTTGAAATCTCTGCGTATAATATAGCCTAGAGGTTTTCATGTACTGCCTCACCATTTTGTTATTGTTTGCAGCTCTGCGATCAGATGATATTCAACTTTGACCCACCTGTCTGTCTTCACTGTGAGGTACTCTACTGATTTATCATCCCATAATTTAATTGGAAACCTTCCTTTTATCGGTTAGCTTGTCTGTTTATGCTGGCTAGTGCATCTGTTTATTGTTCTTTCATCTGGTCTTATGTTGTGTTTACCTCAGCGGGTCGGCCTTTCTTGAGTATCTCACTTATATTTTACAAATACAAGAAATACTTCCTTAGAGTATAGCCTCCGTTTCCATTCTCATGGCAAATCACATGTACTAGTGCAGAAATGATCAGGTCATCCTGAAATTTGTAATCATCCTATCATAATGTTACTTTTTTGTTTTTCAAACTGGGTTTTCTTATTTTCTACTACAAAAAAAGAAACAGAAACAAGGTGTTAGATCAGTAGCAGTGGTAGGAGTAGCGATAATGGTTTCAATCGCAAGTACGTCACCAAAGAAAACCTACTGTGACAGTCTTGAGAACTAGTAACATCAGTGTGCTGATCTGTATACATAACAGAGACAACCAAAAACCATTATATTTGTATCAAGCAGAAGCCTAACTGCATCATAGTATATTTTGCTAATGTTGGATTTGTCTATACCTGCATCTCGATGAcagatttcttttgcttcgttttTCCGCCTTAACTATTTCTTTACCAAATTAGGACTGTGGTGGTCCATTGAGGTGTGGCACCCAATGCAGCGCACTTGCTTCAAATAACATTGGAGGTAGGTTTGTTCTCCTGATTGGATATATTTTCGCCAGCCTTTTCTTCTTGTACCTTACAAAGTGCATCAAGAATGGCACTGGTGGAGTGGTCGGTCAATTAAGTACTTTCCAGTATGCGTTTTCTGGTGATAATAAGCTTCCTTTAAAACTCCTTCAGTTGCAATCATTATTAAGTAGTTCCCACTTCCCACTGCATTTTCTAATGATGTTAATTATTTTTGTTTAAAATTAAATTGCAGCATTTTCTTTCTGGCTACTGGTATTAGTGACTTAGTGCTTGGAGTCTACATTTTTCTTTCTGCAGGGTATGATGTTTGTACAACCATTGGAAGGGCATCTGGATCCCATATATCTCTAATAGGTAAGAATCATGTATACATCGTACCCAAATATCCTTGCTATGTGAAGCTTACCTAGTTGTTTGTTTTTGCTGAGGGAAAAGCAGATGAAGGTAATCCACAAAAGGGTGTCATTGTCAAGATGTTTTCATCAAAGTGTTCTATTTCTGTTTTCATCTTTTGTGATTCAGCTGTAGCCCAAGTGAGTAcattttttaagctaaactttcTTTTGTTCTTTCCTCCGTCACTGTTGCATTCTTATTTTGTGCTGCTTTCTCCCCCCTTCTCTTTTGCAGCTACCGGATACATTCACCCAATCTGGAAGTTGTGATTACGTGAGTGCGCTATTTTTCCGTCGCAATACTTATGATATAGcatatttcctttcttttttctttttgttgGGAATACAGCAGATTTCTTGCAAGGCATTAATAAAATTTTACCTCACAGGTTACGGTACTTAGACACCCTTCTGGGTGTGCAAGATCAGTGTCTGATGCTGGAAATGGCTGGGGATGGTTAGGCACTTCGTTCATAACGTATGTTATGTTGAGTTGCATTTAGTTACTAAACTTCACATAGTTGCCAGACCATTGATCAACAATCCTCATGATCGCCCACTGCCAGCAAAGTTTCTCACTGCATATTGAGGTCTGGCTTGACTAATATTTAACTGCTTTGcagaattttgtgccttcttggaGGATACATTCTGATTGGTGCAATCTATAGATATTATTTCCTCGGCATTCGTTCTGTAGAGGTAAAGCTAGTCTTGCACAGAGTCGTTGGTCTTAGTTTTATGCAATAAATACCACATCCATGTCATGCTAAACTCTGCTCAGTTGTTGTCATGTAGTTTAAACTCTGAACCTTTTGAGGGTACTTTCGGTCTCTCAGCTTCGTTGACGGGTTCAGCAAATTTTCTGTCCAAATTTGTGAAGCTCTGCTTGTCTTGGAGAAAGAAAATTGAGTCGGAACCACTCCCAGAGTCGAGATACCAAAATATATCTAAAATTGTACCTGAGCCAAATGTCGAGACTTGAGAGACCAAAATAATTTCAAATGGGTAATGCAAACTCAGGTTGGGAGACCAAAAGTTTAGGTCGTTTCTTTTAGGGAGTAGCTTAATTTCAGATATTCGAAATATACTTTGCAGTACTGAAAATATGGTTTCGTATGGTAATCTCAGTTTCAATCATTTTAGCTTTTGGTGGAGGAAAAAATACAGTACAATGTTCCTTGATATTTCAAATAACTAAAATTCGAAGAAACATATTCACAGAATCACGCTTCTTTCTATCACTGTCAAGAAACCACACAACTGTATACAGGGACGATGCAACTTTGTAATGGGCATTTCAAGTTATGATGCTGACGGGTGGTCACACCTGTCACTTCCATTGACATCCTTAGACGAAAAAATAAGTGTAGTTTTGTGAAACTACTTACAAGTGTAATTTCGAATGGTTTTTCCAGAAAAATGAAATTTTAAAAGCTAGTCCTGCTGTTAGGAGTAATACATTTCCCTTATTTTTCTGGATCTCTGAAGAATTACATAAGAAATAGTTACGACAGTAAAATAAACTAAGAAAGTTGATGTCATAAAAAGATGTATAAAGAGACTGCATCAAATCCATATCAAAAGATAACTGACTCATAGTGTGTCCTGTGAAATTACACCATAGCATCAAAAGATAGCTTTGCGATGATATGTGAACTGTTTCTCTGTGTGAACCATAAAAATTTACAGATTGTTGTCATGTATTGCAATTTATTAACCATTTTAATGCTCTTAAACCACATTTCTGTCTTACTTGATGTATTCTAGGCCATTCCGAACCTGGAATTTTGGATCAGTTTGCCATGGAGAATTAAGGTAAGGTCAAATAAATGTCTATTCTAATAGAACATGCTGATGTTGTGTGTGTGATTCTTTTGATCTGTACTGCTGTTTATCTCGAGACAAACCAGAATTAATGATACACAGTTTAGATCATTTCAAGGTGAGGATAATATGCAGTTACTGATGCATGGAAACAAGTTACATTGCTAACAAATACTCCGTATCTGACATACGTCCGCATTATTTTAAATTGTTTAATTATCTGTCATTCCCAGTATAAGCCACGATCTTGTTCTCTGAAAGGGGAAATGGTGTTTGTACAGTTTACATAATCTCCCCCATTGAAAAGCTTCAGAGTTATTACTGTGATAGGATGTTTTTTTTAATGGTCACTGTGATAGGATTTTTTTAATGGTCACTGTGATAGGATGATAGCATCAAATGTAACCTTATGGTATGTTATCTGTCCAGAGCATGTTTGTTCGTCCAAGAAGAAACCCAAGAAGTCAGAGCAGAGATACTAGAGGTCCATACACCACTGTAAACCACTGAGAAGTAGAAAAATTCAATACCAGTATTGACAGTCATACAGTGGACAAGCATATGTGGATTGGGTTGAAAGCAAAACCTTTGATCTCTGCCCATATGCCAGGTACCATCAATGAATCATGTATCTTTGTACTTGCATATTAGTGGTGGAGTATCTGAATGAGCTACTAATGGAGATAAGACCCGGTGATCATAATTAAGCCTAGTAGGTCCTTACACTACCTGCAGCGCTCTCTTTTTCTCTTCCATTTTCGGGCAGGGGGGGTGGGGGACTTTCATATATGTACAATAGTTGATGCTCGGCTATTTATTCACATGGAAATATGGAATATTCAGAATTGGTTCAATTCCAAGTGATTATGACCATAATATGACTATACTGGCCTTCCTCTCATTCAGTTTTTGAGGCCCTTGAATTTAGGATTCTTTCTTCAAAATTGGTATTAACTTCAAATTGTTCTTCCTGCTATAAATTTAGCAGCGAATTCTGTAATTGGGAACTGAAATTTGGatgtgattactataaaagttCTATATGTTACCATGCAAGTAATACCCAGATCAAATGTGATCAGCTATATATCCTGATTTTTTTCAACGCTGTACATCCTTATGAAACTGTGTGAAGTCGGCTAGCGTGTAACAACAGTTGTGATTGATGTTGTCTGATCACACAGGTCAAAGAATAAAGTTGATCCTATGATCTGCATCATACGATGGTCCTGTGTAAAGGAACTTGTAGAATTCTGATGCATCACAGTTAGTTTGTGAGTACTGCAGACAACATGATGCTTGTGCTCTGCTTATTTACTTCTATTATAATGTGGTGTGACGTTATTATGAGTAGAGGAACCTATTATCATAGGGAAGCATGGTAATTTTGCTTCCTTGCCATTCCATCAGGCCAGAAAGTGGTGCAGCTATTTTGTTTTCATGAGCCGGCTCAAGAGGGAATCATTTTACTGGCCGTGTTTCAGAGCTGGAGCTTTCATTTTCTTTTGTACAGATAAAGATGCTTGTTTATACTCTACTAGTGGGATCTTTATGCATTTGTCATTTTCAGAATATGAACCTGCCACAGGATAGTTTCTGAGCTGCAGTAGCGTAATCGTGCTACGTGCTGTTCCTGGGCTCTGGTGCAGATGACCAGTGGTTTGGCTACAATTTAACAGATTCCCCTTTTACGGATTCATGAAATTTCCATGGTCACTTGGCCTTCTCTTGTCTGTTCTGTGCTGCATTTGTCCTTGGCAAATCAAATTCTGCGGACTCGAGTCCTTTGTGGGTATTGGAGGCTTCATTTTCGAAAGGATGGATGTAATGCAATCTGCGATGTTGTTGATCTGAATTTATGTATTGCCACTGCTGCCACAAAGATATTGATATGTGTTGATGTTTGGATCATCAAACCTAGAAGCGTTCGATGACAAATAGTTAGTTTGTGCTGCCGAATATTCTGTTCATGATGCTGTAGACTGGACGAATTATGAGGATGGCAGAAGAGTCACGGACTCGAACTGGGAAGTACGAGTGTATGCTTCTTGTGTTCTGTAAGTATAGGAGCTGACATTTTCTTCTTCTCTCTGCCGTTTTCTTTTTCATCTGCTCTTGTTTGGGGAGAATGACTATTGCGTGAACTACCGACAACTGTATCTTCTCTTTCGACCCAGCAAATAACAGAGGTGGATCTGGGGTGTGTGTACGATCGTATCATAAAAATATATATGAAAAAGTTGCTACCCTGGCCACCGCGTCACTCTGATTTGTGTTTTCTATAAGATCAAACGATCCCGGAGCAACGGATTTTATATGGCCCCTGCATAATTTAGTCCGCCCTTCTCAAGTCCGATCCATTAACAAAATTTGAGCCACCTGGCACATAGACAAGCTCATTTTGTGCTCTTTGACCTGCAGATCCTCATGCTGGACTTGTCTTCCTAGGCCCAAAATCTTTTCCTTCCAATAAAATCCGAACTTTTTAATCTGGAGCTCGGACAGTTACATCACAGATTCAGTATCCTGTTGACAGCCGGACAATTCAACCTCCACTAGTGAACATCGATCACCCAGGTCAAATCGGGGTTATAAACCATCACGTAACGTGTACAATTCCAATTAGATCAGAGATTGATCTCTAGAATATCCCCTTTTGGACATAAAAGGCAACTCTCCTTGCTCCTAGACCGCATAATTAACCAGGGAATTAAGGAAGTTCATTGACGACGCCACAAGAAAGAAAGGAGGCAAAAAAGACAGAATTTGCCTCTTGGAAACCTGAAAGGAAGAGAATTTACATTGCACGAGCAGAGAAAGAGAGAAACTTGGGGAAGAAACCGCGACAGGAGGcgagagaggagaggagaggaggccgaAGAGGATGCCTGGAGATGGACTTGACCACCGGGgctcctccccctcccctccgCCTAAATGGCGACATCTCCTCCAAATCTCGCCTCCTCCCCTTCATTATTCCTCCaccctcgccccctccccctcccccgccccgTTCCCGCtcaaaaccctaaccctagcggCGCCCCTCGCCATGGCCGCCGACTACCGCACCCCCGACAGGCTCctcccccccgccgccgccgccgcagcggAGGAGCCGGCCCAGGACCCGCCCAAGCCGGCCCTCGCCGTCGCGgggccggccgccgccgcgaccCACGACGGCCTGCGCTTCTGGCAGTACATGCTCGCCGGCTCCGTCGCCGGCGTCGTTGAGCACACGGCCATGTTCCCGGTCGACACCCTCAAGACGCACATGCAGGCCGCCTCGCCGCCCTGCCGCCCCACCCTCTCGCTGGGGGCCGCGCTGCGGGCCGCCGTCGCCGGGGAGGGCGGCGCGCTCGCGCTCTACCGCGGCCTCCCCGCCATGGCCCTCGGCGCCGGCCCCGCCCACGCCGTCTACTTCTCCGTCTACGAGTTCGCCAAGTCGCGCCTTTCGGACCGGTTCGGCCCCAACAACCCCGCGGCGCACGCCTCCTCGGGGGTGCTCGCCACCATCGCCAGCGACGCCGTCTTCACCCCCATGGACACCGTCAAGCAGCGGCTGCAGCTCACGAGCAGCCCCTACACCGGCGTCGCGCACTGCGTCCGCACCGTGTTCCGCGATGAGGGCCTCAGGGCGTTCTTCGTGTCGTACCGGACCACGGTGCTTATGAACGCGCCCTACACCGCCGTCCACTTCTCGACCTACGAGGCGGCCAAGCGTGTGCTCGGAGACATGGCAGCTGACGAGGAGTCGCTTGCCGTGCACGCCACTGCGGGTGCTGCCGCCGGTGCTCTAGCAGCCGCGTTGACCACACCACTCGACGTTGTCAAGACGCAGCTGCAGTGCCAGGTGAGGATCTTACACGTTTGCTTTTGCCGTCACCTTTAATGACATATAGTAGATATCATTGGAGCTGGTCTGAGTTGATTTGTGCGGCTTGCTCAGCAAATGGAGAGATTTTATGCCTGTGCTGGTGTTTCTGTTCACCTCCAAGATTCTTGGAATGACTTTTTACAGTTAAATTTTCTATTTTCCGGTGGCCCTTTGATCTGTTAGTGACTTATTGGTGATCGCTGTCCTTATAGGGTGCTCTGTACCATTAATGTTGAAGAGCTAATGATACAAGGAGCATCTTTTCGGTCGCGATAATGCTAAACTTGGGCCTCTTCTAAAGCTGCAGTCTTTTCACCTATGGAACATTAACTGTGTCGTGGCGCTTTCTGCTAGGAAAAATCAAAACAAATTAGTATAGACTCAAGGTGTGAGTTTTATGCCACCTTACCCTATTTGAAATGACATCGACAACAGCTGACCTTACAAGGTTTTGATGGAAATGTTGATGAGAAGTTACAAATGGTTGGTGAATCACATTAATAATATTGTAGTTGTAATAACTTGGAACGTAATTGCTAATAACATATCAATATCCTCAGCTTCTCACTATCATTTATAGTAGCATTCTCTTTGACATGACACACCGATTGTCTTATGCATACTTATGTGTCTTGTAGATCCGTTGTCATTATCGATCCATCACTGGTAGTTCAGCTCATTGAACTTTAATGAGCTGGTCTGAGTTGATTTGTTGCGGCTTACTCAGCAAATGGGGAAATTTTATGCCTTTTCTGGTGTTTCTGTTCACCTCCAAGATTCTTGGAATGACTTTTTACAGTTAAAATTTCTATTTTCCAGTTGCACTTTGATCTGTTCCTAAATTTTCTATTCTGTCCTTATAGGGTGCTCTGTAGCATTAATGTTGAAGAGCTAGTGATGTAAGGAGCATCTTTTCAGTCGCGATAAGTGCTAACTGACCAGTTAGATATAGATATGCTGAACTTGGGCCTCTTCTGAAGCCGCAGTCTTTTTTCACCTATGAAACATTAATTGTGTCGTGGCGCTTTCTGCTAGGAAAAATCAGAACAAATTACTAGAAGATTCAAGGTGTAAGTTTTAGGCCACCGTAACCTGGTTGAAATGACATCAACAGACAGCTGACCTTACAAGATTTTGATGGAAATGTTGATGAGGAGTTACAAATGGTTGGTTGTCACATTAATGATACTGTAGTTGTAACTTGGAAAATTTGTGCTAATGTCATCTCAGTATCCTCAGCTCCTCACTATCATTTGTAGTACTCCCTCTGATCTGAATTAATTGACGTAGCCTCTATACAATGTAAGCGGGATCGGCGGGAATACTTAGTTTGACATGACACCGCGATATTCTTGTGCGTACTTATGTAGCTTGTAGAGTCATTATCGATCCATCACTGGTAGTTCAGCTTATTGAACTTCTACCTTTATTAATTTTATATGATGGGGCACGACTATCCCTAGTTCAGTTAATTGAAAAATATGTTATTCTTATGtgttactccctctgttcctaaatataagtatttttagagatttcaataaggactacatacggatgtatatagacatattttagagtgtagattcactcattttgctccgtatgtagtccgcattggaatctctaaaaagacttgtatttaggaacggagggagtacatacaCAACATAGAGATTGTGTTAGCAATCTCTTGGTCTTTAGGCAGAAGGGCTTGTATGTTTCCTTTCTATGCATCCATTTATGTGTCCCTTTGGTACTAAATAAATGTGAACCTCGGTGTACTACATGGACTCCGTCAGCCCACACACAACAGAGAGGAACACacacaaatactccctccgtctcataatataagacgTGTTTTGACACTGTCATAGTGTCAAAACacgtcttatattatgggacagagggagtacatgataAGGGAAGATGCAAGTTATGGCCACCTTGAAATATTCCCTAAAACCTATAGAGTAATTGGCTACCATGAAAACTTATAGAGTAGGTCATTTGGTACAACCGTACAATATAACATGGATTAAAGATCAAGTTTCATATACTTAACTAAATTTGCCAGTTATATTACTAGTGTTGTTTCTGTAGCTAACTAAATAGGGCTGTCAAACCCTTCTTATGTGTGGTCTAGTCAGCAGTTGCTTTATATCATCGTTCCATGCATGTTATCATCTTTCTATTTTCCTAGCACATTTTCAACTTTGGATAACTTCCTCATTTTTGTGTTTACATGAATGTCATCCACCTGTTTTTACTTCCAAGGTAATAACAGTGTTCTCTTTTTGTCTGTGGTCAGGGTGTATGCGGCTGTGAACGCTTTGCTAGTAGCTCTATAGGAGATGTGTTTAGAACGATTATAAAGCGCGACGGATACGTTGGGCTCATGAGGGGATGGAAGCCGAGAATGCTGTTCCACGCACCAGCAGCTGCCATCTGCTGGTCCACATACGAAGCCTCGAAGTCGTTCTTTGAAAGATTTAATGAGAAAAGGAGAAAATAGTTGGAGCATTTCTTGGAAGTGATTGTGTTTTTCTGGAAGCCAAGTGCTTCCTCGCTGTGGCGTGTCCTCGGCTGATGAAAGAGGCAGTGCCTAGATACAGTTG encodes:
- the LOC125551979 gene encoding uncharacterized protein LOC125551979 isoform X1; the encoded protein is MPAPRPQQRVLLVAAAWSLGLLCLAAAEGGGGSCELSVERGGALYNFSLAAPTPAHRHGVLSEDGFYKVAMNDSVIWFQLCDQMIFNFDPPVCLHCEDCGGPLRCGTQCSALASNNIGGYDVCTTIGRASGSHISLIADEGNPQKGVIVKMFSSKCSISVFIFCDSAVAQLPDTFTQSGSCDYVTVLRHPSGCARSVSDAGNGWGWLGTSFITILCLLGGYILIGAIYRYYFLGIRSVEAIPNLEFWISLPWRIKSMFVRPRRNPRSQSRDTRGPYTTVNH
- the LOC125551979 gene encoding uncharacterized protein LOC125551979 isoform X2, with translation MPAPRPQQRVLLVAAAWSLGLLCLAAAEGGGGSCELSVERGGALYNFSLAAPTPAHRHGVLSEDGFYKVAMNDSVIWFQLCDQMIFNFDPPVCLHCEDCGGPLRCGTQCSALASNNIGGYDVCTTIGRASGSHISLIDEGNPQKGVIVKMFSSKCSISVFIFCDSAVAQLPDTFTQSGSCDYVTVLRHPSGCARSVSDAGNGWGWLGTSFITILCLLGGYILIGAIYRYYFLGIRSVEAIPNLEFWISLPWRIKSMFVRPRRNPRSQSRDTRGPYTTVNH
- the LOC125551978 gene encoding mitoferrin-like; amino-acid sequence: MPGDGLDHRGSSPSPPPKWRHLLQISPPPLHYSSTLAPSPSPAPFPLKTLTLAAPLAMAADYRTPDRLLPPAAAAAAEEPAQDPPKPALAVAGPAAAATHDGLRFWQYMLAGSVAGVVEHTAMFPVDTLKTHMQAASPPCRPTLSLGAALRAAVAGEGGALALYRGLPAMALGAGPAHAVYFSVYEFAKSRLSDRFGPNNPAAHASSGVLATIASDAVFTPMDTVKQRLQLTSSPYTGVAHCVRTVFRDEGLRAFFVSYRTTVLMNAPYTAVHFSTYEAAKRVLGDMAADEESLAVHATAGAAAGALAAALTTPLDVVKTQLQCQGVCGCERFASSSIGDVFRTIIKRDGYVGLMRGWKPRMLFHAPAAAICWSTYEASKSFFERFNEKRRK